A region of Paraburkholderia sp. BL23I1N1 DNA encodes the following proteins:
- a CDS encoding RNA 2'-phosphotransferase: MDNDSRSPENYVTVSRLLSKVLRHEPEMVGIRLDRHGWVPVDELIRAIERTARKAGASKRLRTLPAITRDVILAVVATSDKQRFSLSPDGLRIRAAQGHSIGVDLGYTDMEPPAVLYHGTAWRNWESIAADGLTPRTRHAVHLSTDVNTATRIGARHGQPLVLVVNAVQMYADGYTFTRSDNGVWLTSVVPAAYLSKLTPDERS; this comes from the coding sequence ATGGACAACGATTCGCGGTCACCGGAAAACTACGTCACCGTGAGCAGACTTCTTTCCAAAGTTCTCCGCCACGAGCCCGAGATGGTAGGCATACGTCTTGACCGTCACGGTTGGGTACCTGTCGATGAACTGATACGCGCAATAGAACGCACCGCACGTAAGGCGGGTGCGTCGAAGCGACTGAGGACATTGCCAGCAATCACGCGAGACGTCATCCTCGCGGTCGTGGCCACGAGCGACAAACAGCGCTTTTCGCTTTCACCCGATGGGCTGCGGATACGCGCGGCACAGGGTCACTCGATAGGCGTGGACCTCGGATATACCGATATGGAGCCGCCGGCTGTTCTTTATCACGGCACCGCTTGGAGGAACTGGGAGAGTATTGCTGCGGATGGATTGACGCCTCGGACCCGGCATGCCGTCCATCTGAGCACGGACGTCAACACAGCGACGCGCATAGGTGCTCGCCACGGCCAACCGTTAGTTTTGGTCGTGAATGCCGTGCAGATGTACGCCGATGGGTATACGTTTACCCGCTCGGATAACGGCGTCTGGCTTACTTCAGTTGTTCCGGCGGCATATCTGTCAAAGTTAACGCCGGACGAGCGCAGTTAA
- a CDS encoding MFS transporter translates to MLTTSTAQQQAAFSMRKWKTVFLASLGSSLEMYDFIVYGVFAKEIASQFFPSFDPVVALISSFGVFAVGYVSRPLGAIVLSSFGDRHGRKCVFLVSVLAMSASTIGIGLLPGYASIGAVAPALLILLRLMQGFFLAGELPCAITYVVEEVPQKAGFVSGLVLFFLNSGIFIATMTNFVIQSSLSAADVHSYGWRIAFCLGGLLGLLSYFLRRSLEETQEFARMRTHVSRKPFRDLIARHGKAVLIGVGISSVVNASNIMLFVFFPNFATNTLHHDPRVVSACQNVGIACLSISILFSGWLCDHVPRRFVHRIGTLLMIGGSYPLYMALVSGTVDLWTAVIVMGLVGGLVAGAYACILADLFPTEVRFSGIALSLNLSTVIFTGLTPVAITFLIKATKHAAIPGVYIALIGLLALCAGLLLKRFGGKLRQVDA, encoded by the coding sequence ATGCTTACAACGAGCACAGCTCAACAACAGGCCGCCTTCTCTATGCGAAAGTGGAAGACTGTCTTTCTGGCGAGCCTCGGCAGTTCGCTGGAGATGTATGACTTCATCGTGTACGGCGTCTTCGCAAAAGAAATCGCATCGCAGTTTTTCCCGTCGTTCGACCCAGTCGTCGCTCTCATCAGCTCGTTTGGCGTCTTCGCCGTGGGATACGTTTCGCGTCCCCTCGGCGCTATTGTTCTCAGCAGTTTCGGTGACCGCCACGGACGGAAATGCGTGTTTCTCGTCTCCGTTCTGGCAATGTCCGCCTCGACCATTGGTATCGGGTTGCTGCCAGGCTACGCATCAATCGGGGCCGTGGCGCCAGCACTGCTCATTTTGTTGAGACTCATGCAAGGCTTCTTCCTCGCCGGAGAGCTGCCCTGCGCCATCACATATGTGGTCGAAGAGGTCCCGCAAAAGGCCGGCTTTGTGAGTGGCCTTGTGCTCTTCTTCTTGAACAGCGGCATTTTCATTGCGACGATGACGAATTTCGTCATCCAGTCTTCTCTCAGCGCTGCAGATGTGCATTCGTACGGCTGGAGAATTGCGTTCTGTCTTGGGGGCCTACTCGGCTTGCTCAGCTACTTCCTGCGACGCTCCCTCGAGGAGACTCAAGAGTTTGCCCGCATGCGGACCCACGTGTCCCGCAAGCCATTCCGCGACCTCATTGCTCGTCACGGTAAGGCAGTATTGATTGGCGTTGGCATCTCGAGCGTGGTGAACGCATCAAATATCATGCTCTTCGTGTTCTTCCCTAACTTTGCCACCAACACATTGCACCACGACCCTCGCGTCGTCAGTGCCTGCCAGAATGTCGGCATCGCGTGCCTCTCCATTTCAATTTTGTTCTCTGGATGGCTTTGCGACCACGTACCTCGCCGGTTCGTGCATCGGATTGGCACGTTGCTGATGATTGGCGGCAGCTACCCGCTGTATATGGCGCTGGTCTCTGGCACCGTCGACCTCTGGACTGCCGTAATCGTTATGGGTCTCGTTGGTGGCCTCGTCGCCGGCGCCTACGCCTGCATCCTCGCGGACCTGTTCCCGACTGAAGTGCGATTCAGTGGCATCGCACTGTCTCTGAACCTTAGTACGGTCATCTTCACTGGTCTCACCCCGGTTGCCATCACCTTTCTCATTAAGGCAACGAAGCACGCGGCGATTCCTGGGGTCTACATCGCTCTTATCGGCCTGCTCGCGCTGTGCGCCGGGCTTTTGCTCAAGCGATTCGGTGGGAAACTGCGTCAAGTCGATGCGTAA
- a CDS encoding sulfatase-like hydrolase/transferase has product MKQSNVLFILSDEHQHGLMGCAGNQVVHTPNLDQLAARGTRFENAYTPSPICVPARASLATGRHVHEIRCWDNAIAYDGEPKGWAHRVGEAGIAADSIGKLHYRSASSPTGFRRQISPAHIMGGIGQVWGSVRDPLPETMGRSPLYDQVGPGHSSYNEFDEGVAGHAVRWLAEHAEQEEPWVLFVGFVAPHFPLVVPQRYLDLYPINSIELPTLHPDRGYKRHPWVERQARYMDHDLAIGSDEQRRLAIASYLGLVSFVDDNIGRVLGALRELGLDGSTTVIYTSDHGENLGSRGMWNKCLMYRESTGIPMILAGPEIPAGRVCETPVSLLDVHNTILDLVGAPEDIASPGTSMARLANSPDDSTRTVFSEYHAVGSESAAYMLANKKYKYHYYVGLEPELFDLEADPAETSNLASLPDYRELASEFEAQLRNIVDPEAVDASAKQDQNALIESFGGRESALKTGTPGATPVRQ; this is encoded by the coding sequence ATGAAGCAATCAAATGTGCTGTTCATTTTGTCCGATGAACACCAACACGGCTTGATGGGTTGTGCGGGCAACCAGGTTGTTCACACGCCGAATCTCGACCAACTCGCCGCGCGCGGAACGAGGTTCGAGAATGCGTACACCCCATCTCCCATCTGCGTGCCTGCAAGGGCGAGCCTAGCTACTGGCCGTCACGTCCATGAAATTCGCTGCTGGGATAACGCGATTGCCTATGACGGTGAGCCTAAAGGTTGGGCGCATCGGGTGGGCGAGGCTGGAATTGCGGCTGACTCAATTGGCAAGCTCCATTACCGTAGCGCCTCCAGTCCCACGGGCTTCCGCCGACAAATTTCGCCGGCCCACATCATGGGCGGAATCGGTCAAGTTTGGGGTTCCGTTCGTGACCCGCTGCCGGAGACTATGGGGCGGTCTCCACTGTACGACCAAGTTGGGCCGGGTCACTCGTCATATAACGAGTTCGATGAAGGCGTCGCTGGGCACGCTGTCCGTTGGCTTGCCGAACACGCGGAGCAGGAAGAGCCGTGGGTTCTCTTTGTCGGCTTCGTGGCGCCACATTTTCCGCTCGTCGTTCCTCAACGCTACCTGGACCTTTATCCGATTAACAGCATCGAGTTGCCAACGCTGCATCCTGACCGGGGATATAAGCGGCACCCCTGGGTTGAGCGGCAAGCGCGTTATATGGACCACGACCTGGCTATCGGAAGCGACGAGCAGCGGCGTCTCGCCATCGCGTCGTATCTGGGGCTTGTTTCATTCGTTGACGACAATATCGGGCGAGTCCTCGGCGCCTTGCGGGAGCTTGGCCTGGACGGGTCGACGACGGTCATTTACACCAGCGACCACGGTGAAAATCTCGGCTCACGTGGAATGTGGAATAAGTGCTTGATGTATCGCGAATCCACGGGTATTCCGATGATTCTTGCCGGCCCCGAAATTCCCGCAGGCCGGGTCTGCGAAACCCCGGTCTCGCTGCTGGACGTCCATAACACCATTCTCGATTTGGTCGGCGCGCCCGAAGACATCGCCTCGCCCGGTACATCCATGGCGCGGCTGGCAAATTCGCCAGACGACTCAACCCGAACCGTCTTCAGCGAATACCACGCAGTTGGCTCTGAGTCAGCGGCGTACATGCTTGCGAACAAGAAGTACAAATACCACTACTACGTAGGACTTGAGCCTGAGCTTTTCGACCTCGAGGCCGACCCCGCCGAAACGTCCAACCTTGCATCGCTGCCAGACTATCGCGAACTGGCCTCGGAGTTCGAAGCACAGCTTCGAAACATCGTCGACCCGGAAGCTGTGGATGCGTCCGCCAAGCAAGACCAGAACGCTCTGATTGAAAGCTTTGGTGGACGTGAATCAGCGTTGAAAACCGGAACACCTGGCGCCACGCCCGTGCGTCAGTAG